The Streptomyces laurentii genome contains a region encoding:
- a CDS encoding substrate-specific component cbrT of predicted cobalamin ECF transporter (ECF-type riboflavin transporter, S component; cl17272;~Substrate-specific component CbrT of predicted cobalamin ECF transporter [Streptomyces venezuelae ATCC10712];~identified by MetaGeneAnnotator; putative) encodes MTSPTGTTTGATAGTKAGTTAGAKARTRAARPIRLGPRSVAALVLVSVVGLIAVGWPLFADADSALTDHAADAPWFFALLLPLLIAVVVATIADCGMDAKAVAMLGVLAAVGAALRPIGAGTAGLEPMFFLMVLSGRVLGPGFGFVLGAVTMFSSALLTGGVGPWLPTQMLSMGWFSMGAGLLPGPERIRGRAERLMLAAYGFAAAFAYGTVTNLYGWVTVGGTGGQGMGEGISFEPGGPLGENLVRFLAYVAATSLGWDLGRALLTVVLTLTAGGVLLRALRRATRRANFEAQVTFEGPRQAAAGEAAHRAQITSEAQ; translated from the coding sequence ATGACCAGCCCCACCGGGACGACCACCGGGGCGACCGCAGGGACGAAGGCCGGAACGACCGCCGGGGCGAAGGCCCGGACGCGGGCCGCGCGCCCGATCCGGCTGGGCCCGCGCTCCGTCGCCGCGCTCGTCCTCGTCTCCGTGGTCGGCCTGATCGCGGTCGGCTGGCCGCTCTTCGCGGACGCGGACTCGGCCCTCACCGACCACGCCGCCGACGCGCCCTGGTTCTTCGCCCTGCTCCTGCCGCTGCTCATCGCGGTCGTCGTCGCGACGATCGCCGACTGCGGCATGGACGCGAAGGCGGTGGCCATGCTGGGCGTGCTCGCCGCCGTGGGCGCGGCGCTGCGGCCGATCGGGGCGGGGACGGCCGGCCTGGAGCCGATGTTCTTCCTGATGGTGCTCAGCGGCCGGGTCCTCGGCCCGGGCTTCGGCTTCGTCCTCGGCGCGGTCACGATGTTCTCGTCCGCGCTGCTCACCGGCGGGGTGGGGCCGTGGCTGCCGACGCAAATGCTGTCGATGGGCTGGTTCTCGATGGGCGCGGGTCTGCTGCCGGGCCCGGAGCGGATCCGGGGCCGGGCGGAGCGGCTGATGCTGGCGGCGTACGGCTTCGCGGCGGCGTTCGCGTACGGCACGGTCACCAACCTCTACGGCTGGGTGACGGTCGGCGGCACCGGCGGCCAGGGCATGGGCGAGGGCATCTCCTTCGAGCCCGGGGGGCCGCTGGGCGAGAACCTGGTGCGCTTCCTGGCGTACGTGGCCGCCACCTCGCTCGGCTGGGACCTGGGCCGGGCGCTGCTCACCGTGGTGCTCACGCTCACCGCCGGCGGGGTGCTCCTGAGGGCGCTGCGGCGGGCCACGAGACGCGCGAACTTCGAGGCCCAGGTCACATTCGAGGGCCCTCGACAGGCCGCTGCGGGTGAGGCCGCTCATAGGGCCCAGATCACGTCCGAAGCGCAGTAG
- a CDS encoding cytochrome P450 hydroxylase (Cytochrome P450 [Secondary metabolites biosynthesis,transport, and catabolism]; COG2124;~Cytochrome P450 hydroxylase [Streptomyces fulvissimus DSM40593];~Cytochrome P450; cl12078;~identified by MetaGeneAnnotator; putative), with amino-acid sequence MRCPGLPEGFDATDPDLLHARVPHPEFARLRQTAPVWWCAQPPGVTGFADEGYWAVTRHADVKYVSTHPELFSSNANTAVIRFNEHISRDQIEVQKLIMLNMDPPEHSRVRQIVQRGFTPRAIRGLESALRSRARAIVTEAKAAAAAAGGAGGAGGGTNGTPGGIPGGTFDFVTRVAVELPLQAIAELIGVPQEDRARIFDWSNKMVAYDDPEYAITEEIGAEAAMELIGYAMNLAADRKKCPAGDIVSQLVAAEGQGNLSSDEFGFFVLLLAVAGNETTRNAISHGMHAFLTHPEQWELYKRERPATAAEEIVRWATPVTAFQRTATQDTELGGQLIRQGDRVGIFYSSANNDPEVFDRPELFDITRDPNPHLGFGGGGPHFCLGKSLAVKEIDLIFEALADELPGLTLAGEPRRLRASWLNGIKELQVRAG; translated from the coding sequence ATGCGCTGTCCCGGTCTCCCCGAAGGGTTCGACGCCACCGACCCCGATCTGCTCCATGCCCGCGTCCCTCACCCGGAGTTCGCGCGACTGCGGCAGACCGCGCCCGTCTGGTGGTGCGCCCAGCCGCCCGGTGTCACCGGCTTCGCCGACGAGGGCTACTGGGCCGTCACCCGGCATGCCGACGTCAAGTACGTGTCCACCCACCCGGAGTTGTTCTCGTCGAACGCGAACACCGCCGTCATCCGCTTCAACGAGCACATCAGCCGGGACCAGATCGAGGTCCAGAAGCTGATCATGCTCAACATGGACCCGCCCGAGCACTCCCGGGTCCGCCAGATCGTGCAGCGCGGCTTCACCCCGCGCGCCATCCGCGGCCTGGAGTCCGCCCTGCGCTCCCGGGCCCGCGCCATCGTCACCGAGGCGAAGGCCGCCGCGGCGGCCGCGGGAGGCGCGGGAGGCGCGGGAGGCGGGACGAACGGGACACCTGGCGGAATCCCGGGCGGCACCTTCGACTTCGTGACCCGGGTCGCCGTCGAGCTGCCGCTTCAGGCCATCGCCGAACTCATCGGCGTACCCCAGGAGGACCGGGCCCGGATCTTCGACTGGTCGAACAAGATGGTGGCGTACGACGATCCCGAGTACGCGATCACCGAGGAGATCGGCGCCGAGGCCGCCATGGAACTCATCGGCTACGCGATGAACCTGGCCGCCGACCGCAAGAAGTGCCCGGCCGGTGACATCGTCAGCCAGCTCGTCGCCGCCGAGGGCCAAGGCAACCTGTCCTCCGACGAGTTCGGCTTCTTCGTGCTGCTGCTCGCCGTCGCGGGCAACGAGACCACACGCAACGCCATCAGCCACGGCATGCACGCCTTCCTCACCCATCCCGAGCAGTGGGAGCTGTACAAGCGGGAACGGCCGGCCACCGCCGCCGAGGAGATCGTCCGCTGGGCCACCCCGGTGACCGCCTTCCAGCGCACCGCCACCCAGGACACCGAACTCGGCGGACAGCTCATCCGGCAGGGCGACCGGGTCGGAATCTTCTACTCTTCCGCCAACAACGACCCCGAGGTCTTCGACCGCCCCGAACTCTTCGACATCACCCGGGACCCCAATCCCCACCTGGGATTCGGCGGCGGCGGACCGCACTTCTGCCTCGGCAAGTCACTCGCCGTCAAGGAGATCGACCTCATCTTCGAGGCCCTCGCCGACGAACTCCCCGGCCTCACCCTGGCCGGCGAGCCGCGCCGGCTGCGCGCGTCCTGGCTCAACGGCATCAAGGAGCTTCAGGTCAGGGCGGGTTGA
- a CDS encoding hypothetical protein (identified by MetaGeneAnnotator; putative;~sequence version:1), which yields MRGTRIHGISHRTIGRILTALGLLLALQLGTLVAPAYACGCGAMVTNRMARLGVDRETSVVRWDEHGGAEGRGGTEQIVMRFTVHGDADQAAWIMPVPHRADVDLADPALFDELDRLTAPEHRTRDHFWPRGSDWPFAPGDMDDAVGAAPRPGGPGVGVVGRERLGPFDIARLTATDPAALGDWLHDNGFELSDRLSEALRPYVDQGWEYVAVRLAPERDGAKLYGALDPIRIRFANDRPVYPMRLSRLAATPQSLGLYVLAGHRMEPKGAIGGKRPEVLFAGAVTPPPAGELARLAGSGKVFLTAVDQSFPDPSRIDGDHELVRASADTPYRQVVWKDRLWTVGAVPVWLLTVGGALLALFAAGGGFAVVRARRARPGVRSAA from the coding sequence ATGCGGGGGACACGGATACACGGCATCAGCCACCGGACCATCGGAAGAATCCTGACGGCGCTCGGCCTGCTGCTCGCGCTCCAGCTCGGCACGCTCGTCGCACCGGCGTACGCCTGCGGCTGCGGCGCCATGGTCACCAACCGGATGGCGCGGCTCGGCGTCGACCGGGAGACCTCGGTGGTGCGCTGGGACGAGCACGGCGGGGCCGAGGGACGCGGCGGCACCGAGCAGATCGTCATGCGCTTCACCGTCCACGGCGACGCCGACCAGGCCGCCTGGATCATGCCCGTGCCGCACCGCGCCGACGTCGACCTGGCCGACCCGGCCCTCTTCGACGAACTCGACCGGCTCACCGCGCCCGAGCACCGCACCCGCGACCACTTCTGGCCGCGCGGTTCCGACTGGCCCTTCGCCCCCGGCGACATGGACGACGCGGTGGGCGCCGCGCCGCGCCCGGGCGGCCCCGGTGTCGGGGTCGTCGGCCGCGAACGGCTCGGCCCCTTCGATATCGCCCGGCTCACGGCCACCGACCCGGCCGCGCTCGGCGACTGGCTGCACGACAACGGCTTCGAACTGTCCGACCGGCTCTCCGAGGCCCTGCGCCCGTACGTGGACCAGGGCTGGGAGTACGTCGCCGTCCGCCTCGCCCCGGAGCGGGACGGGGCCAAGCTGTACGGCGCCCTCGACCCGATCCGTATCCGCTTCGCCAACGACCGCCCCGTCTACCCGATGCGGCTGTCCCGGCTCGCCGCCACCCCGCAGTCGCTCGGCCTGTACGTGCTCGCCGGCCACCGGATGGAACCGAAGGGCGCCATCGGCGGCAAGCGCCCCGAGGTGCTGTTCGCGGGCGCCGTCACCCCGCCGCCGGCCGGCGAACTCGCCCGTCTCGCCGGCTCCGGGAAGGTCTTCCTCACCGCCGTCGACCAGTCCTTCCCCGACCCGTCGCGCATCGACGGCGACCACGAACTCGTCCGGGCGTCCGCCGACACCCCGTACCGCCAGGTCGTCTGGAAGGACCGGCTATGGACGGTCGGCGCCGTCCCGGTCTGGCTGCTGACCGTGGGCGGGGCGCTGCTCGCGCTGTTCGCCGCGGGCGGCGGCTTCGCGGTCGTACGGGCCCGGCGCGCCCGGCCCGGTGTACGTTCGGCCGCATGA
- a CDS encoding lysophospholipase (identified by MetaGeneAnnotator; putative;~sequence version:1) — protein sequence MEVGERAVALADGGAYGFDDDGFRGHELVLSSPGTGVPGTPPVDGSRGTARTGLVRVGQG from the coding sequence GTGGAGGTTGGCGAGCGCGCCGTGGCGCTTGCCGATGGGGGTGCGTACGGCTTCGACGATGACGGGTTCCGCGGCCATGAGCTGGTCCTCTCCTCGCCCGGTACGGGTGTTCCCGGCACCCCACCGGTCGACGGGTCACGTGGAACTGCACGAACAGGGCTGGTCAGGGTCGGTCAGGGCTGA
- a CDS encoding O-methyltransferase family protein (O-methyltransferase family protein [Amycolatopsis mediterranei U32];~S-adenosylmethionine-dependent methyltransferases (SAM or AdoMet-MTase), class I; AdoMet-MTases are enzymes that use S-adenosyl-L-methionine (SAM or AdoMet) as a substrate for methyltransfer, creating the product S-adenosyl-L-homocysteine (AdoHcy); cl16911;~identified by MetaGeneAnnotator; putative), with product MSTDNDQARWTAVDAYVTDLLAPADDALTAALADSEAAGLPRIAVAPNQGKLLHLLAVTQGARRILEIGTLGGYSTIWLARALPADGRLITLEYSPVHADVARRNLARAGLDTIVEVRTGAALDTLSKLEAEGAGPFDLVFIDADKVNNPHYVAWALKLSRPGTLVIVDNVVRGGAVATPHPDDPAITGTREMFELVAREPRLDATAFQTVGTKGYDGLLIARVTA from the coding sequence ATGAGCACCGATAACGATCAAGCCCGCTGGACCGCCGTCGACGCGTACGTCACCGACCTGCTCGCCCCGGCGGACGACGCCCTCACGGCCGCCCTCGCCGACTCCGAGGCCGCCGGACTGCCCCGGATCGCGGTGGCCCCCAACCAGGGCAAGCTGCTCCACCTCCTCGCGGTGACGCAGGGCGCCCGCCGCATCCTGGAGATCGGCACCCTCGGCGGCTACAGCACGATCTGGCTGGCCCGCGCCCTGCCCGCCGACGGCCGACTGATCACCCTGGAGTACTCCCCCGTCCACGCGGACGTGGCCCGCCGCAACCTCGCCCGGGCCGGACTGGACACGATCGTCGAGGTGCGCACCGGCGCGGCCCTGGACACCCTGTCGAAGCTGGAGGCGGAGGGCGCGGGCCCGTTCGACCTCGTCTTCATCGACGCCGACAAGGTGAACAACCCGCACTACGTCGCCTGGGCGCTCAAGCTCTCCCGCCCCGGCACCCTCGTGATCGTCGACAACGTCGTCCGCGGCGGCGCGGTCGCCACCCCGCACCCCGACGACCCGGCGATCACCGGCACCCGCGAGATGTTCGAACTCGTCGCCCGCGAACCGCGTCTGGACGCCACCGCCTTCCAGACGGTCGGCACGAAGGGCTACGACGGCCTGCTGATCGCCCGCGTGACCGCGTAG
- a CDS encoding acetyltransferase (Coenzyme A binding pocket [chemical binding];~N-Acyltransferase superfamily: Various enzymes that characteristically catalyzethe transfer of an acyl group to a substrate; cd04301;~acetyltransferase [Streptomyces venezuelae ATCC10712];~identified by MetaGeneAnnotator; putative), whose amino-acid sequence MVLRGRPADRPEAGRMSAADQVRTWTFAPEAYDTPVASALRRTYYDDVASSYWGRPATTAEVDSGLTNDGVELLTPPTGQFLVARYGGEPVGCGGVLLLDEGRAELTRVFLLPEFRGKGGASALLGSLEDAARALGATRMVLNTRLDLVEARALYTRHGYAEIPAYCSGPYMEIWYGKDLVAAAAV is encoded by the coding sequence GTGGTCCTTCGAGGTCGTCCAGCAGACCGCCCCGAAGCAGGCCGGATGAGCGCCGCGGACCAGGTGAGGACCTGGACCTTCGCCCCCGAGGCGTACGACACGCCGGTCGCGTCCGCGCTGCGCCGTACGTACTACGACGACGTCGCGAGCAGCTACTGGGGACGTCCCGCGACCACGGCGGAGGTCGACTCGGGACTGACGAACGACGGGGTCGAGCTGCTGACGCCGCCGACCGGGCAGTTCCTGGTGGCCCGGTACGGGGGCGAGCCCGTCGGCTGCGGCGGAGTGCTCCTGCTGGACGAGGGGCGCGCCGAGCTGACCCGGGTGTTCCTGCTGCCCGAGTTCCGGGGCAAGGGCGGGGCGTCCGCGCTGCTCGGCAGCCTGGAGGACGCGGCGCGCGCCCTGGGCGCCACGCGGATGGTGCTGAACACCCGGCTCGACCTGGTGGAGGCGCGGGCGCTGTACACACGGCACGGGTACGCGGAGATACCGGCGTACTGCAGCGGCCCGTACATGGAGATCTGGTACGGCAAGGATCTCGTGGCGGCCGCTGCCGTCTAG
- a CDS encoding acetyl-CoA acetyltransferase (COG0183 Acetyl-CoA acetyltransferase;~Thiolase are ubiquitous enzymes that catalyze the reversible thiolytic cleavage of 3-ketoacyl-CoA into acyl-CoA and acetyl-CoA, a 2-step reaction involving a covalent intermediate formed with a catalytic cysteine. They are foundin prokaryotes and...; cd00751;~acetyl-CoA acetyltransferase [Rhodococcus erythropolis CCM2595];~acetyl-CoA acetyltransferase; Provisional;~dimer interface [polypeptide binding];~identified by MetaGeneAnnotator; putative): protein MAAEPVIVEAVRTPIGKRHGALANLHPAYLLGETYRELLGRTGIPADCVEQVVGGTVTHAGEQSMNPARTAWLAMGLPYETAATTVDCQCGSSQQASHMVANMVAAGVIDVGISCGVEAMSRVPLGSGSKHGPGKPFPDEWNVDLPNQFEAAERIARRRGLTRERVDAFGLLSQERAAAAWAEERFKRETFAVQVPTTEEEQHAGQGMWRLVDRDEGLRDTSMEALAGLKPVLPTAVHTAGTASQISDGAAALMWASKRMARALKLRPRARIVAQALVGADPHYHLDGPVDATRAVLGKAGMSLKDIDLVEINEAFAAVVLSWADVFGQDLEKVNVNGGAIALGHPVGATGARLIATALHELERRDKEFALITMCAGGALATGTIIQRLS, encoded by the coding sequence ATGGCCGCGGAACCCGTCATCGTCGAAGCCGTACGCACCCCCATCGGCAAGCGCCACGGCGCGCTCGCCAACCTCCACCCCGCCTACCTCCTCGGCGAGACCTACCGCGAACTCCTCGGCCGCACCGGCATCCCCGCCGACTGCGTCGAGCAGGTCGTCGGCGGCACCGTCACCCACGCCGGCGAACAGTCCATGAACCCCGCCCGGACCGCCTGGCTCGCCATGGGACTGCCGTACGAGACCGCCGCGACCACCGTCGACTGCCAGTGCGGCTCGTCACAGCAGGCCAGTCACATGGTGGCGAACATGGTGGCGGCCGGGGTCATCGACGTCGGGATCTCCTGCGGCGTCGAGGCCATGTCGCGGGTGCCGCTCGGCTCGGGCTCCAAGCACGGGCCCGGCAAGCCGTTCCCGGACGAGTGGAACGTCGACCTGCCCAACCAGTTCGAGGCGGCCGAGCGCATCGCCCGCCGCCGCGGCCTCACCCGCGAGCGCGTCGACGCCTTCGGTCTGCTCTCCCAGGAGCGCGCGGCCGCCGCCTGGGCCGAGGAGCGCTTCAAGCGCGAGACCTTCGCCGTCCAGGTCCCCACCACCGAGGAGGAGCAGCACGCCGGACAGGGTATGTGGCGGCTGGTCGACCGCGACGAGGGGCTGCGGGACACCAGCATGGAGGCGCTGGCCGGGCTCAAGCCGGTGCTGCCCACCGCCGTGCACACCGCCGGCACCGCCTCGCAGATCTCCGACGGTGCCGCCGCCCTGATGTGGGCGTCCAAGCGGATGGCCCGCGCGCTCAAGCTGCGGCCCCGCGCGCGTATCGTCGCCCAGGCCCTCGTCGGCGCCGACCCGCACTACCACCTGGACGGGCCCGTCGACGCGACCCGGGCGGTGCTCGGCAAGGCGGGCATGTCGCTGAAGGACATCGACCTCGTCGAGATCAACGAGGCGTTCGCCGCGGTGGTGCTGAGCTGGGCGGACGTGTTCGGGCAGGACCTGGAGAAGGTGAACGTCAACGGCGGCGCCATCGCCCTCGGCCACCCCGTCGGCGCCACCGGGGCCCGGCTGATCGCCACGGCCCTGCACGAGCTGGAGCGGCGGGACAAGGAGTTCGCGCTGATCACGATGTGCGCGGGCGGCGCATTGGCCACCGGCACCATCATCCAGCGGCTCTCCTAG
- a CDS encoding antibiotic biosynthesis monooxygenase (Uncharacterized enzyme involved inbiosynthesis of extracellular polysaccharides [General function prediction only];~antibiotic biosynthesis monooxygenase [Streptomyces hygroscopicus subsp. jinggangensis5008];~identified by MetaGeneAnnotator; putative), with protein MPSIVKINVLTVPAEQRAVLEQRFASRAGAVESSDGFEWFELLRPVEGTDDYLVYTRWRSEEDFQNWMNGPMKSAHQGGGAGGGERPKPAATGSTVWSFEVVQQTAPKQAG; from the coding sequence GTGCCCAGCATCGTGAAGATCAACGTCCTGACCGTCCCCGCCGAGCAGCGCGCGGTACTGGAGCAGCGTTTCGCGTCGCGCGCCGGTGCCGTCGAGAGCTCGGACGGCTTCGAGTGGTTCGAGCTGCTGCGCCCGGTCGAGGGCACCGACGACTACCTGGTCTACACCCGGTGGCGCAGCGAGGAGGACTTCCAGAACTGGATGAACGGCCCCATGAAGTCCGCCCACCAGGGCGGCGGCGCGGGTGGCGGCGAGCGGCCGAAGCCGGCGGCGACCGGGTCGACGGTGTGGTCCTTCGAGGTCGTCCAGCAGACCGCCCCGAAGCAGGCCGGATGA
- a CDS encoding hypothetical protein (Lytic Transglycosylase (LT) and Goose Egg White Lysozyme (GEWL) domain. Members include the soluble and insoluble membrane-bound LTs in bacteria, the LTs in bacteriophage lambda, as well as, the eukaryotic 'goose-type' lysozymes (GEWL). LTs catalyze...; cd00254;~N-acetyl-D-glucosamine binding site [chemical binding];~catalytic residue [active];~identified by MetaGeneAnnotator; putative;~secreted protein [Streptomyces griseoflavus Tu4000]), protein MIRSITTRVSARKKAFAASAAILVGASGAVLGTTGTASAATPQEIARQIVPSNQYASFSKIVEHESGWNHHATNSSSGAYGLVQALPASKMASAGSDWKTNPATQIKWGLNYMNERYGSPNGAWNFWQSHGWY, encoded by the coding sequence TTGATCCGCTCGATCACCACTCGTGTCTCTGCCCGCAAGAAGGCCTTCGCCGCCTCCGCGGCGATTCTGGTCGGCGCCTCCGGCGCGGTGCTCGGCACGACGGGTACGGCCTCGGCCGCCACCCCCCAGGAGATCGCCCGCCAGATCGTGCCGTCGAATCAGTACGCGTCCTTCAGCAAGATCGTCGAGCACGAGTCCGGCTGGAACCACCACGCCACCAACTCCTCCAGCGGCGCCTACGGCCTCGTCCAGGCCCTTCCGGCCTCGAAGATGGCCTCGGCCGGCTCCGACTGGAAGACGAACCCCGCCACCCAGATCAAGTGGGGTCTCAACTACATGAACGAGCGTTACGGCTCGCCGAACGGCGCCTGGAACTTCTGGCAGTCGCACGGCTGGTACTGA
- a CDS encoding arginine or ornithine antiporter arcD (Arginine or ornithine antiporter ArcD [Streptomyces venezuelae ATCC10712];~arginine-ornithine antiporter; TIGR03810;~identified by MetaGeneAnnotator; putative), translating to MPSADTLEDARADGGGGDGGGGGTPKTAKLSLLTLTALVVGSMVGAGVFSLPRRFAQETGVTGALIAWAVAGLGMLMLAFVFQTLAVRRPDLDAGVYAYAKAGFGEYLGFFSAFGYWASVCVGNVTYWVLIMSTLGAVAPALGDGDTALAIVLSSVGLWAFYLLIRRGVKEATAINRIVTAAKLVPILVFVVLALVFFEPSVFTDNLRGADYAGSLFDQVRGTTLATVFVFLGVEGASVYSRHAQRRRDVGRATLLGFVGVFAVFASVTIVSYGILPMAEIARLRQPSMAGVLEAAVGTWGKTFVSAGLIVSVLGAYLAWTLMAAEVLFVAAKDKDMPRFLARVSLSDVPVPALLLSSALTQVVLVVTAFSGDAFDFALDLTSALTLIPFFLAAAFALKLALWPVREGAASPGTGARREVVVAALATLYTAFLLYAAGLKFVLVSLIVYAPATLLFVKARRELGRRLFSPREAVILAVSVAGAALGIVALAVGWIAL from the coding sequence ATGCCGTCTGCCGACACCCTGGAGGACGCCCGGGCCGACGGCGGTGGCGGCGACGGGGGCGGTGGCGGTACGCCGAAGACCGCCAAACTCAGTCTCCTGACGCTCACCGCGCTGGTCGTGGGCTCCATGGTGGGCGCCGGCGTCTTCTCCCTGCCGCGCCGGTTCGCCCAGGAGACGGGAGTGACCGGGGCCCTGATCGCCTGGGCGGTGGCGGGCCTCGGGATGCTGATGCTCGCGTTCGTGTTCCAGACTCTGGCCGTCCGCCGGCCCGACCTCGACGCGGGCGTCTACGCGTACGCCAAGGCGGGCTTCGGGGAGTACCTCGGGTTCTTCTCGGCCTTCGGCTACTGGGCGAGCGTGTGCGTGGGCAACGTGACGTACTGGGTGCTCATCATGTCGACGCTCGGGGCGGTCGCACCCGCGCTCGGCGACGGCGACACGGCTCTCGCGATCGTCCTGTCCTCGGTCGGGCTGTGGGCCTTCTACCTGCTCATCCGCCGCGGGGTGAAGGAGGCGACGGCGATCAACCGGATCGTGACCGCCGCCAAGCTCGTGCCCATCCTCGTCTTCGTCGTCCTGGCCCTGGTCTTCTTCGAACCTTCCGTCTTCACGGACAACCTCCGCGGCGCGGACTACGCCGGTTCCCTCTTCGACCAGGTCCGCGGCACCACGCTGGCCACCGTGTTCGTCTTCCTCGGCGTGGAGGGCGCCAGCGTCTACTCGCGGCACGCCCAGCGCCGCCGGGACGTCGGGCGCGCGACGCTCCTCGGGTTCGTGGGCGTCTTCGCGGTCTTCGCCTCGGTCACCATCGTGTCGTACGGCATCCTGCCCATGGCCGAGATCGCCCGGCTGCGCCAGCCGTCCATGGCCGGCGTCCTGGAGGCGGCGGTCGGCACCTGGGGCAAGACCTTCGTCAGCGCCGGGCTCATCGTGTCCGTCCTCGGCGCGTATCTCGCCTGGACCCTGATGGCCGCGGAGGTGCTGTTCGTCGCCGCCAAGGACAAGGACATGCCTCGTTTCCTGGCCCGGGTCAGCCTCTCCGACGTGCCGGTGCCCGCGCTGCTGCTGTCGAGCGCGCTCACCCAGGTCGTCCTGGTCGTCACGGCGTTCTCCGGCGACGCGTTCGACTTCGCCCTCGATCTGACCAGCGCCCTGACCCTCATCCCGTTCTTCCTGGCCGCCGCCTTCGCCCTGAAGCTCGCGCTGTGGCCGGTACGGGAGGGGGCCGCGAGCCCCGGCACCGGCGCCCGCCGCGAGGTCGTCGTCGCGGCCCTGGCCACCCTCTACACGGCGTTCCTGCTCTACGCCGCGGGGCTGAAGTTCGTCCTCGTCTCCCTCATCGTGTACGCCCCGGCCACGCTCCTCTTCGTCAAGGCGCGCCGGGAGCTGGGCCGGCGCCTGTTCTCGCCGCGGGAGGCGGTGATCCTCGCCGTCTCCGTCGCCGGGGCCGCCCTGGGGATCGTCGCCCTCGCCGTCGGCTGGATCGCCCTGTGA